The nucleotide sequence GCGCTGGACCCTGACCTCTTCGACCCGGTGGCGGAACCGCGGACCGGCACCAATTTCGCTTGGTCCCAGACAGCGGAAGGTTCCTATAAGAGGCTCACCCGGACAATCAAGGTCCCGGACAGCGGGGCGGAGTTGTCCTTTTGGCTGACCCGCGACACCGAACCCGACTGGGATTTCGCCTTCGTGGAGGCCCGCACCGTCGGTGCCGAAGACTGGACAACCCTGCCCGATGCCAACGGGCATACTTCCGGGGAGACAGGCGTGGTCTGCCCGGTGTGGCACGGTTTGCATCCGTTCCTGACGCACTATCAGACGGACGATGCCGCGGGCGGCTGCACAGCATCGGGCAGCTCCGGCGCGTGGTGGGCGGCAAGTGGCGCCAGCGAAGGCTGGGAACAGTGGTCGGTCGACCTGGCCGACTTCGCCGGCAGTGAGGTCGAAGTGTCCATCAGCTACGTCAGTATCACTCAGCGCCCCGGCGTATTCGTCGACGATGTGGTGGTCTCCACGGGCGAGGGCAGCACTTCCTTTGAGGACGACGGCGACACCTTGGACGGCTGGGCGGTAACCGGGCCGCCGGCGGGCAGCCCAGGCAATGAGAACGACTGGGTAGTAACAGCCGACCCTCCCCCAAGCGCCGGGGAAAACGCGCAGGCTTCCCTCGCCAGGCAACCGGAGATCATCGGATTCCTCGAAGGCTACTTCGGTCGGTATCCCTTCCGGGACGCCGGCGGAACCGTCGACGACCTCCGGGGGGTGGGCTTCGCCCTGGAGAACCAGACACGGCCCATCTACTCCAGGGATTTCTTCACCGACCGTGTACAGGGCGATTCAGTAGTGGTGCACGAGTTGGCGCACCAGTGGATCGGGGACAGTGTTTCCGTGGAGGCCTGGCAGCACATCTGGCTCAACGAGGGGTTTGCCACCTATGCCGAATGGCTGTGGAGTGAACGCGAGGACCTGGAAACCGTCCAGGAGATCTTCGATTCCATTGCCTCGATCCCGGCTGACAACCCGTTCTGGAGCGTCAGGATCGGCGATCCTGGGCCCGACGCGCTCTTCGACTCTGCGGTCTACGCTCGGGGTGCCATGACCCTGCACGCGCTGCGGCAAGCCGTCGGCGACGAGGACTTCTTCCGCATCCTGCGCGAGTGGGCGCAACTCCACGCCGACGGCAACGTCTCCACGGACGATTTCATCACCCTCGCAGAGAAGATTTCGGGCGAGGAACTGAATCCGCTCTTCGACGAATGGTTGTTTACTGCCGAGAAGCCGGCCAGTCTGGAGGTTGCTGCGGGAGCTCAGAGCACGGCACCGGGTACCAACGATGTGCCGCCGGCCATCGGAAACCTGGAACGCAGGCTCGGAGACGGCAAGAAGCGATGATCCAGTAACCTGCTCCAGAACGCAGATAACGCCCTTCCCGGTTGGCGGAGGGGCGTTATTTGCTGTCCTTCATCTGTGGCTCCACGGAGCTGCAGCAACTTCCTGAGTTATAGCGTGACGCCGGCGACGTTGAGGTGCGTCGTACTACTGTCTCTGGAGGTTGGACGCGGGAAGTTCGTGTCCAGGGCAAACGAAGCCGAGGGCGACGACGACGTCGAGTCAGCGGCCCGGGTCGGAAATCTGGTCAGCTAAGCGGAGCAGGTCGGCGCCGAGTTGGCGGGCCCGGTCCGCAACCAAATCGGGGGAGTCGGCGGGTAGCGACGAAGACGCTGAGGGCACGTCTAAAATCGACGGCTCCCGCTGGATGTCGATGTCGAACACCACGTGGTCCGGATGGTGCCAGGTTGAGAAGACCTCCACCGGCCGCCCGTCCTGGTCGAA is from Arthrobacter burdickii and encodes:
- a CDS encoding M1 family aminopeptidase, with amino-acid sequence MPVSSATAAETTSESTQEEALSGGADYQPGAPGLGDPYFPLDGNGGYDVDQYVLDLSYDPLTDTLSGTATIIAKATQDLSAFNLDLEGLTVREVMVKGRPAQFTRDGGELTVTPQRGIRDGRRFTTEVRYDGVPETTTNPFGQSGFFHTDDGSLVIGEPHVAATWFPVNDHPLDKASYTFHITVPEGLEVVANGRLLDDRTRDGLTTWTWEAREPMASYLATASVGQWDFSQYKVGRIHYLDALDPDLFDPVAEPRTGTNFAWSQTAEGSYKRLTRTIKVPDSGAELSFWLTRDTEPDWDFAFVEARTVGAEDWTTLPDANGHTSGETGVVCPVWHGLHPFLTHYQTDDAAGGCTASGSSGAWWAASGASEGWEQWSVDLADFAGSEVEVSISYVSITQRPGVFVDDVVVSTGEGSTSFEDDGDTLDGWAVTGPPAGSPGNENDWVVTADPPPSAGENAQASLARQPEIIGFLEGYFGRYPFRDAGGTVDDLRGVGFALENQTRPIYSRDFFTDRVQGDSVVVHELAHQWIGDSVSVEAWQHIWLNEGFATYAEWLWSEREDLETVQEIFDSIASIPADNPFWSVRIGDPGPDALFDSAVYARGAMTLHALRQAVGDEDFFRILREWAQLHADGNVSTDDFITLAEKISGEELNPLFDEWLFTAEKPASLEVAAGAQSTAPGTNDVPPAIGNLERRLGDGKKR